One Candidatus Binatia bacterium genomic window carries:
- a CDS encoding septal ring lytic transglycosylase RlpA family protein: protein MERTKVACLRPVLVFFCAWAALMAGLPVLAKTGSGSARAKNFASAGGANASSRKLVHASWYGTDFHGRRAANGRKFNANEYTAAHRSLRFGTKLEVTNPRNGKKVVVEVTDRGPYVRGRELDLSYAAARELGIVRSGVARLEVKVLDERAPRGDSLKVLVVASAMEGSRGVWPRAIVR, encoded by the coding sequence ATGGAACGAACGAAGGTTGCATGCCTGCGGCCAGTGCTAGTGTTTTTCTGCGCCTGGGCGGCACTCATGGCGGGTCTTCCCGTGCTGGCAAAAACCGGAAGCGGCTCTGCCCGTGCCAAAAACTTTGCCAGTGCAGGGGGCGCGAACGCTTCGTCCCGCAAGCTCGTTCACGCATCGTGGTACGGAACTGACTTTCACGGACGGCGTGCCGCCAATGGACGGAAGTTTAATGCCAACGAATACACAGCCGCGCATCGTTCGCTGCGTTTTGGGACGAAACTCGAGGTCACAAATCCTCGCAATGGGAAGAAGGTTGTTGTCGAGGTGACGGACCGAGGGCCTTACGTCCGGGGGCGAGAGCTTGATCTTTCGTATGCAGCTGCACGGGAGTTAGGCATTGTCCGTTCGGGTGTTGCCCGGTTGGAGGTGAAGGTTTTGGACGAACGAGCTCCTCGAGGAGATTCGCTAAAAGTTTTAGTGGTAGCGTCGGCAATGGAAGGATCGAGGGGGGTATGGCCACGAGCGATCGTAAGGTGA
- a CDS encoding helix-turn-helix transcriptional regulator: MPSSEQQDKGFSIAALRRRLNMTQEEFAHAIGVTVSTVNRWENGHITPSRLARRAMENLLNQLAQQTYPTSEKTNGNNASEGSHNVS, translated from the coding sequence ATGCCGAGCAGCGAACAGCAAGATAAAGGCTTTTCGATCGCGGCCTTACGGCGGCGGCTCAATATGACGCAGGAAGAATTCGCGCACGCGATCGGTGTTACCGTATCGACCGTAAATCGCTGGGAGAACGGCCACATCACTCCAAGCCGCTTAGCGCGACGAGCCATGGAAAATCTTCTGAATCAGCTAGCGCAGCAAACATACCCGACTTCCGAAAAGACCAACGGCAACAACGCCTCTGAGGGATCACACAACGTGTCCTAA
- a CDS encoding FAD-binding protein — protein MRIAVCVKQVPSVAALRFDPVNKTLQREGVPLEINSFDLRALAWAKEFKQKFPNTEILAVTLGPPQARAALVDALALAADRAVLLTDPAFRGSDTLATARALAAFFRRNASDIILCGRYSVDAETSQVGPELAELLRIPHVSMVRRIALDSSSAQVLELERETDFGWEVLHAAMPVLLTVTESIAPEKFPSKSERDAAENRAIEEISAAELGLSPKMVGFAGSPTWVRELSELPNPRRQQVISEATLEQSVARAVRILVEEYGAFAQWKSPSSNYTTPQQPQDIEVEPRDVLVVGETLNGEVQPVTWELIGKALELARGMAGKVHLAIFSEGPANFADAFHHYGKINATVFVGPACATFQPWEHAARLADLIADVRPRFVIGPSTSYGRDVLPRLAALSGLGLTADCIDLGLGPDGSLLQHKPAFGGSIVATISSRTLPEMATVRPGVFPPLPRQPHASNGDGVKLVECGRPRYEFRLQRLRHGVLPDLGKDLDHAEIVVGVGKGVGAGGIQEVRSFAERIGAVLCTTRDVADEGWLPRQLQVGLTGRSIAPKLYLALGIRGAFEHVVGVRRAGVIVAVNRNPRAPIFRHCDLGLVADLWEVLPILEQQIRAHLQPEDA, from the coding sequence ATGAGGATTGCAGTTTGCGTGAAACAGGTTCCATCGGTAGCGGCCTTGAGGTTCGACCCCGTCAACAAGACTCTTCAGAGAGAGGGTGTGCCATTAGAAATCAATTCCTTTGACTTGCGCGCCCTCGCATGGGCGAAGGAATTCAAACAGAAGTTTCCGAACACGGAGATCTTAGCTGTCACCCTCGGCCCCCCTCAGGCACGGGCCGCCCTCGTGGATGCCCTTGCGTTGGCTGCGGATCGAGCCGTTCTGTTGACCGATCCAGCTTTTAGAGGTTCTGACACGCTAGCTACCGCGCGGGCCCTCGCCGCTTTTTTCCGTCGCAATGCCAGCGACATTATTCTCTGCGGTCGCTACAGCGTGGACGCGGAGACCTCGCAGGTCGGCCCCGAGCTGGCCGAGCTCTTGCGGATCCCCCATGTGTCCATGGTTCGCCGCATCGCTTTGGATTCTTCCTCTGCCCAGGTTCTGGAGTTGGAACGTGAAACAGACTTCGGGTGGGAAGTCCTGCACGCGGCAATGCCTGTCCTTTTGACCGTGACCGAGAGCATCGCGCCAGAGAAGTTTCCTTCGAAAAGTGAGCGCGACGCCGCCGAGAATCGCGCAATTGAGGAGATATCAGCAGCCGAGCTTGGCCTCAGCCCAAAGATGGTGGGTTTCGCGGGTTCACCGACTTGGGTTCGAGAACTTAGTGAGCTACCTAATCCTCGCCGCCAGCAAGTGATCAGTGAGGCAACCCTGGAGCAAAGTGTCGCTAGGGCAGTTCGTATTTTAGTCGAGGAATACGGTGCATTTGCACAGTGGAAATCCCCCTCATCCAACTACACTACTCCACAGCAACCCCAAGACATCGAGGTCGAGCCCCGCGACGTGCTCGTCGTAGGGGAGACGCTCAATGGAGAAGTGCAACCCGTCACTTGGGAGCTGATCGGAAAAGCTCTCGAACTAGCGCGCGGCATGGCTGGGAAGGTCCACCTTGCGATCTTTTCAGAGGGGCCGGCGAATTTTGCGGACGCTTTCCATCACTATGGCAAGATCAACGCAACCGTGTTCGTTGGCCCTGCGTGCGCAACCTTCCAACCCTGGGAGCACGCCGCTCGCTTGGCGGATCTGATTGCAGATGTGCGCCCCCGCTTTGTCATCGGGCCCTCGACGAGCTACGGCCGAGATGTTCTCCCGCGCCTTGCGGCGCTCTCAGGCTTGGGGCTGACCGCTGACTGCATCGACTTAGGTTTGGGGCCAGACGGCTCTCTCCTTCAACACAAGCCCGCGTTCGGCGGCAGTATCGTCGCGACAATTTCCTCACGGACGCTTCCCGAAATGGCAACGGTGCGTCCGGGAGTATTCCCACCACTTCCGCGGCAACCACACGCCTCCAACGGCGATGGAGTGAAGCTCGTTGAGTGCGGGCGCCCCCGTTACGAGTTCCGGTTACAGCGCCTCCGCCATGGCGTTCTTCCCGATCTCGGCAAAGACCTGGACCACGCGGAGATTGTCGTTGGCGTTGGCAAGGGTGTGGGAGCAGGCGGCATACAAGAAGTCCGCTCCTTTGCCGAGCGGATCGGCGCCGTACTATGCACGACACGTGATGTCGCGGACGAAGGTTGGCTGCCGCGACAGTTGCAAGTAGGTTTGACCGGACGTTCTATTGCGCCGAAACTCTACTTAGCGCTGGGGATTCGTGGGGCATTTGAACATGTCGTCGGAGTGCGCAGGGCTGGCGTGATTGTCGCGGTGAATCGCAATCCACGTGCGCCAATTTTCCGCCACTGCGATTTGGGCCTCGTGGCAGATCTTTGGGAAGTGCTGCCGATTCTCGAGCAGCAAATTCGCGCGCACCTGCAACCGGAAGATGCATGA
- a CDS encoding glycosyltransferase family 39 protein: MNTSASAAQDSPATACFPRIVWALVGLKLGLHLLALRNDDWFRDEFYYLACSRRLAWSYVDHPPLSVAVLSALGDARDSFLVVRFLVFFLGCLTLLLASVLTREFGAGTAAQCLTVLALMLSPGFLGLHSFYSMNAWEPLFWLMAAWVWVRIAKQGTVCQWALLSAVFVAGLQNKLSMLWLVLPSLGTAAVFCRHRTHTLSGILFAFAALLVSAAPMVLWQTQHGWPTLEFIANATRLKVLDLSISQFWFSQILVFGPLALILALLGASACLASREWRKHGVVLGASFFATAAMLSFAHGARVYYLAPAYAIAVPVGAAFICRQLRVQEVLKRVVVGVACVLLIAPALVGLPLALPLLSPEDTVRYATWLKLPLPREERSGASELPQHLADRHGWRELAATVSTALSLLPPEIQEQVTIVAANYGEAAALEYHRRHHRLPQRIVSPHNQYWFWARPEDWGRHFVTVGFSAESLRTVCDSVRELARVQCQWCRAGERGALIAYCHYKGTDIKEDWVSLRKFI, translated from the coding sequence ATGAACACCTCGGCATCCGCCGCTCAGGACTCCCCGGCCACGGCGTGCTTTCCGCGCATCGTGTGGGCTCTCGTCGGGCTAAAGTTGGGATTACATCTTCTGGCTCTGAGAAACGACGACTGGTTCCGCGACGAGTTCTACTACTTGGCCTGTAGCCGACGCCTCGCTTGGAGCTATGTAGATCATCCGCCTCTGTCGGTAGCGGTTCTTTCCGCGCTCGGAGATGCGCGCGATTCCTTTCTAGTTGTGCGTTTTCTCGTCTTCTTTCTCGGTTGTCTCACTCTTCTGCTGGCGAGCGTGTTGACGCGCGAATTTGGTGCAGGAACGGCAGCTCAGTGTCTCACTGTCCTTGCTCTGATGCTGTCCCCCGGATTCCTCGGCTTGCATAGCTTTTACTCGATGAACGCCTGGGAACCTCTCTTCTGGCTTATGGCCGCCTGGGTGTGGGTGCGTATCGCAAAGCAAGGGACGGTTTGTCAGTGGGCGCTCCTGAGCGCTGTTTTCGTCGCAGGCCTTCAAAACAAACTCAGCATGCTGTGGCTTGTACTTCCCTCTCTTGGAACTGCGGCGGTTTTCTGCCGGCATCGCACCCACACGCTGTCGGGCATTTTATTCGCATTTGCCGCTTTGCTCGTTTCGGCCGCGCCCATGGTTTTGTGGCAAACGCAGCACGGATGGCCCACCCTCGAGTTCATCGCCAACGCCACTCGTCTAAAGGTGCTGGACCTGAGTATCAGCCAATTTTGGTTCTCGCAAATTCTCGTCTTCGGACCGCTCGCTCTCATCCTCGCGCTTCTCGGTGCAAGTGCTTGCCTCGCTTCTCGGGAGTGGCGCAAACACGGGGTCGTCTTGGGTGCCAGCTTTTTCGCAACTGCGGCAATGCTCTCCTTCGCGCATGGGGCGCGCGTCTACTATCTTGCGCCGGCGTACGCCATCGCCGTCCCAGTCGGAGCAGCCTTCATCTGTCGGCAGCTACGGGTGCAAGAGGTACTCAAGCGAGTCGTGGTCGGCGTCGCGTGCGTGCTGCTTATAGCTCCCGCGCTCGTTGGCCTACCGCTTGCCCTGCCCTTACTCTCGCCCGAGGACACCGTTCGATACGCTACTTGGCTTAAGCTCCCCCTGCCAAGAGAGGAACGATCCGGCGCAAGCGAGCTTCCGCAGCATCTTGCCGACCGCCATGGATGGCGCGAATTGGCCGCCACCGTGTCGACTGCTCTGAGCTTGCTTCCCCCCGAGATCCAAGAGCAAGTCACAATCGTTGCTGCAAACTATGGCGAGGCTGCGGCGCTCGAGTACCACCGGCGGCACCATCGCCTTCCGCAGCGCATCGTGAGCCCACACAACCAGTATTGGTTCTGGGCTCGGCCGGAGGACTGGGGTCGGCACTTCGTCACCGTCGGATTTTCCGCAGAGTCTTTGCGCACCGTTTGCGACAGCGTCAGAGAGCTTGCCCGGGTCCAATGTCAGTGGTGCCGTGCGGGAGAGCGTGGCGCCCTGATCGCGTACTGTCACTACAAGGGCACTGACATCAAAGAGGATTGGGTTAGCCTGCGCAAGTTTATTTAA
- a CDS encoding glutamate synthase subunit beta, which produces MGKITGFLEYRRELPPRRPVRERLRDWRELEGKHPEDRLQIQAARCMDCGIPFCHKGCPLGNIIPDWNDLVYRGRWREAIERLHSTNNFPDFTGRVCPAPCEEACVLNINDDPVTIKQVEKQIIDHAYKEGWVVPQVPARRTGKRVAVVGSGPAGLACAQQLARAGHWVTVFERADRIGGLLRYGIPDFKLEKQYIDRRMSQMEAEGVTFRTNVNVGVDISYDELRRQFDAVVLAGGATQARDLPIPGRELKGIHLAMEFLPQANRRVAGDEVPNRIDARGKRVVILGGGDTGSDCLGTSNRQGAIAVYQFELLPQPPETRTEDVAPWPYWPMILRTSSSHEEGVIRDWSIQTKRFSGDEAGNVNKLHAVRLEWVKENGRMVMREIPGSEFTIDVDLVLLALGFTGPEKYLLEQVGVELTDRGTVAVDENYMTSVPGVFSCGDMRRGQSLVVWAIWEGRECARGVDAYLMGHTDLKASPNPF; this is translated from the coding sequence ATGGGCAAAATTACGGGGTTTTTGGAGTATCGTCGTGAGCTACCACCGCGGCGGCCGGTGAGGGAGCGGTTGCGCGACTGGCGCGAGTTGGAAGGAAAGCATCCGGAGGACCGGCTGCAGATTCAGGCTGCCCGCTGCATGGATTGCGGGATTCCTTTTTGCCACAAAGGTTGCCCGCTCGGGAACATTATTCCTGACTGGAACGACCTAGTTTACCGTGGACGATGGCGCGAAGCGATCGAGCGGTTGCATTCCACGAACAATTTCCCGGATTTCACCGGCCGTGTGTGTCCGGCTCCGTGTGAAGAAGCTTGTGTCTTGAACATCAACGACGACCCGGTCACCATCAAGCAGGTCGAAAAGCAGATCATCGACCACGCTTATAAAGAGGGGTGGGTGGTACCTCAGGTGCCCGCACGGCGAACGGGGAAGCGGGTGGCCGTTGTCGGCTCCGGTCCTGCAGGGCTCGCATGCGCTCAACAGTTAGCGCGGGCGGGACACTGGGTGACTGTGTTTGAGCGCGCCGATCGTATTGGCGGCTTGCTGCGCTACGGGATTCCCGATTTCAAACTGGAGAAGCAGTACATCGATCGGCGCATGAGCCAGATGGAGGCAGAGGGCGTTACCTTCCGCACGAACGTGAACGTCGGCGTTGACATCTCGTACGACGAGCTCCGTAGGCAGTTTGACGCTGTTGTGCTTGCCGGCGGAGCTACGCAAGCGCGGGATCTGCCGATTCCGGGTCGTGAGCTGAAGGGGATCCATTTGGCAATGGAATTCCTTCCTCAAGCGAACCGCCGTGTTGCCGGTGACGAGGTGCCAAACCGGATTGACGCGCGGGGAAAACGGGTGGTGATTCTGGGAGGCGGTGATACCGGATCGGACTGTCTGGGTACGTCCAACCGTCAGGGAGCCATCGCCGTCTATCAGTTCGAGCTTCTTCCTCAGCCGCCAGAGACACGTACGGAGGATGTTGCACCGTGGCCGTACTGGCCGATGATCCTGCGAACATCCTCCTCGCACGAGGAAGGGGTAATCCGCGACTGGAGCATCCAGACTAAGCGGTTCTCAGGCGACGAGGCGGGCAATGTGAATAAGCTCCACGCAGTACGGCTCGAGTGGGTCAAGGAAAACGGGCGCATGGTAATGCGGGAGATTCCTGGCAGCGAATTCACGATTGACGTGGACCTTGTTCTTTTGGCCTTGGGGTTTACTGGACCCGAAAAGTATTTGCTGGAGCAGGTGGGCGTAGAGTTGACGGATCGCGGGACGGTGGCCGTGGACGAGAATTACATGACCAGCGTTCCTGGCGTGTTCTCCTGCGGCGACATGCGGCGGGGGCAGTCTTTAGTGGTCTGGGCCATCTGGGAGGGGCGAGAGTGCGCCCGCGGTGTCGATGCATACTTGATGGGGCACACAGACCTCAAAGCAAGCCCCAACCCATTCTGA
- the gltB gene encoding glutamate synthase large subunit codes for MSMLRRPKREGLYDPYFEHDSCGVGFVVNIKGEKSHDIILKGLKVLENLTHRGACGCDPLTGDGAGMLLQIPDEFFREVCRDLRISLPDPGEYGVGMVFLPRDPAERNVCLGLFEKAVRENGLRLLGWRRVPVHPEHCGPLAQQSMPEIRQIFVGKSAEIRDPEALERKLYVVRKSVERAVREAGLRDSESFYVPSLSSRTIVYKGLLLPQQIPAFYADLRDPRVKSALALVHQRFSTNTFPSWERAHPYRLLAHNGEINTLRGNENWMRAREKMFSSPLFGDDIEKLRPIIEEAGSDSAKFDNALELLVRTGRSLPHAIMMMIPEAWQKHESMSETKRAFYEYHACLMEPWDGPASIAFTDGRLIGAVLDRNGLRPSRYVVTRDGFVVMASEVGVLDIPPENVLHKDRLQPGRLFLVDTEQGRIVGDDEVKESIASRRPYRQWLNENLVRLDDLPEPRELLPVYDPETLLTRQKVHGYTLEDLKMLMAPMAINAQEAVGSMGTDTPLAVLSDRPQLLFNYFKQLFAQVTNPPIDPIREEIVMSLKATIGSEQNLFEETPLHCHQLELENPVISNVDLEKIRRIAAGRIRSKVLSTLFRVADGGAGLQRALDELCAQASEAIAQGYSILILSDRGHDETWAPIPSLLATAAVHHHLIREGTRTRCGIVVESGEPREVHHFCCLIGYGAGAVNPYLAIETIIDMVRDGRIKGVDEDTAVEHYLKAANKGVLKVMTKMGISTVQSYRGAQIFEAIGLNREVIDRYFTWTASRIEGVGLDVIAQECAMRHHDAYHVPPNLDGELDPGGQYQWRRRGEYHMYNPDTIAKLQHACRTGNYRLFKEYSRLVNEQSRQLCTIRGLLRFKPGNPIPLSEVEPATEIVKRFKTGAMSLGSISREAHETLAIAMNRIGGKSNTGEGGEDPVRYIPDPNGDSRRSAIKQVASGRFGVTSHYLVNADEIQIKMAQGAKPGEGGQLPGHKVDQYIASIRYSTPGVGLISPPPHHDIYSIEDLAQLIHDLKNANNRARISVKLVAEVGVGTIAAGVSKGKADVVLISGDSGGTGASPLTSIKHAGLPWELGLAETQQVLVLNDLRGRIRVETDGQLKTGRDVAIAALLGAEEFGFATAALVASGCVMMRVCHLNTCPVGIATQDPVLRKKFQGKPEHVVNFMMFVAEELREIMAELGFRTVDEMVGRVDMLDTAEAIDHWKAKGVDLSQILHKPDVPPTVPIRCVAEQDHGLDKALDNELIRLAMPALERGEPVEISMPIRNVNRTVCTMLSAEISRRYGEKGLPPDTIRIKFTGSAGQSFCAFLANGVSVELEGDANDYFGKGLSGGRIVAYPPREASFVAEENIIVGNVSLYGATGGEVFLRGMAGERFCVRNSGVTAVVEGVGDHGCEYMTRGTVVILGPTGRNFAAGMSGGLAYVLDLDGKFASRCNMGMVDIVPLDEEDMEVVHDLVRRHYAYTHSAVAWRVLSGWKDYVAKFVKVFPVEYQQVLRKQHLDSEAAKLASI; via the coding sequence ATGTCAATGTTGCGTAGGCCCAAGAGAGAAGGTTTGTACGACCCTTACTTTGAACACGACTCCTGTGGGGTGGGCTTTGTCGTCAATATCAAGGGCGAGAAGTCCCACGACATCATTCTCAAGGGCCTCAAGGTGTTGGAGAACCTTACCCACCGTGGAGCCTGTGGTTGCGACCCGCTGACCGGGGACGGTGCAGGAATGCTGCTGCAGATTCCCGACGAGTTTTTCCGTGAAGTGTGTCGTGACCTTCGGATCTCGCTTCCTGATCCAGGGGAATATGGGGTGGGAATGGTGTTCCTTCCACGCGACCCTGCCGAACGGAACGTGTGTTTGGGGCTGTTCGAGAAGGCAGTACGGGAGAATGGGTTGAGGTTGTTAGGGTGGCGGCGCGTGCCCGTGCATCCCGAGCACTGCGGTCCGCTTGCGCAACAGTCAATGCCAGAGATCCGGCAAATCTTTGTTGGTAAGAGTGCCGAGATTCGGGACCCAGAAGCTCTGGAGCGCAAGCTCTACGTAGTGCGAAAGAGTGTCGAGCGAGCAGTGCGGGAGGCGGGGCTGCGTGATTCCGAGTCGTTTTATGTGCCGAGCCTCTCCAGTCGGACGATCGTCTACAAGGGGTTGCTCTTGCCGCAGCAAATTCCGGCGTTTTATGCGGACTTACGCGACCCCCGGGTGAAGTCAGCGCTAGCGCTGGTGCACCAGCGTTTTAGCACGAACACTTTTCCGTCGTGGGAACGCGCCCACCCATATCGCCTGCTCGCTCACAACGGGGAAATCAATACCTTGCGCGGCAATGAGAACTGGATGCGTGCCCGAGAAAAGATGTTTTCTTCGCCGTTGTTTGGCGATGATATCGAAAAGTTGCGACCAATTATAGAAGAGGCTGGGAGCGACTCGGCAAAGTTCGACAATGCATTGGAGCTGCTGGTTCGGACCGGGCGTTCGCTTCCCCACGCCATCATGATGATGATCCCTGAGGCGTGGCAGAAGCACGAAAGCATGAGCGAAACGAAGCGGGCTTTTTACGAGTACCATGCCTGCCTTATGGAGCCATGGGACGGCCCCGCCTCGATTGCCTTTACAGATGGGCGCCTGATTGGCGCGGTGCTGGATCGCAACGGACTCCGTCCCTCGCGCTACGTGGTCACGCGCGACGGATTCGTCGTCATGGCTTCAGAAGTAGGCGTCCTCGACATTCCACCAGAGAACGTGTTGCACAAGGATCGCTTGCAGCCTGGCCGCCTATTTCTCGTGGATACGGAGCAGGGGCGCATTGTCGGCGACGATGAAGTGAAGGAAAGCATCGCGAGCCGACGCCCATACCGGCAGTGGCTCAACGAAAATCTCGTGAGGCTGGATGATTTGCCGGAACCGCGTGAGTTACTGCCCGTTTACGATCCGGAAACTTTGCTCACCCGCCAAAAGGTGCATGGCTACACGCTGGAAGATCTCAAGATGCTGATGGCACCGATGGCCATCAACGCTCAAGAGGCGGTCGGTTCGATGGGTACGGACACCCCGCTGGCGGTACTGTCCGATCGCCCGCAACTTCTCTTCAACTATTTCAAGCAGTTGTTTGCCCAGGTCACGAATCCTCCCATCGATCCAATTCGCGAAGAAATTGTGATGTCGCTCAAGGCGACGATTGGATCTGAACAGAACCTGTTCGAGGAAACGCCGCTGCACTGCCACCAATTGGAGCTGGAAAATCCGGTGATCAGTAACGTGGACCTGGAAAAGATTCGGCGGATCGCTGCTGGGCGAATTCGCTCGAAGGTGCTGTCGACACTCTTCCGAGTCGCGGACGGCGGCGCTGGCTTGCAACGGGCTTTGGACGAGTTGTGCGCGCAAGCTTCCGAGGCCATTGCTCAAGGGTACAGCATCCTAATCCTGTCCGATCGGGGGCACGACGAAACCTGGGCTCCAATCCCGAGCTTGCTCGCGACCGCTGCTGTCCATCATCACCTGATTCGCGAGGGCACACGCACGCGATGCGGAATCGTTGTGGAATCAGGAGAGCCCCGTGAAGTACATCACTTTTGTTGCTTGATCGGTTACGGGGCCGGGGCGGTCAACCCGTACCTGGCCATCGAAACCATCATCGACATGGTGCGCGATGGCCGGATCAAAGGCGTCGACGAGGATACCGCGGTGGAGCATTACCTGAAGGCCGCCAACAAAGGGGTGCTCAAGGTGATGACCAAAATGGGCATTTCCACCGTGCAGAGTTATCGCGGCGCACAGATTTTCGAGGCCATTGGCCTCAATCGTGAGGTGATCGACCGCTACTTTACGTGGACCGCCTCGAGAATCGAGGGTGTGGGTTTGGATGTAATTGCGCAAGAATGCGCGATGCGTCACCACGACGCTTACCACGTACCCCCGAACCTCGACGGCGAGTTAGACCCAGGGGGACAGTACCAGTGGCGTCGCCGCGGCGAGTACCACATGTACAACCCCGACACGATCGCCAAGTTGCAGCATGCATGTCGAACCGGGAATTATCGCCTGTTTAAGGAGTACTCGCGCTTGGTGAATGAACAGAGCAGGCAGCTTTGCACCATTCGGGGCTTGCTGCGCTTTAAGCCGGGCAACCCAATTCCTCTCAGCGAGGTGGAGCCTGCGACCGAGATCGTCAAGCGGTTTAAAACTGGCGCAATGTCTCTAGGCTCAATCAGCCGCGAGGCACACGAAACCTTAGCGATCGCCATGAATCGCATTGGCGGAAAGTCGAATACGGGAGAGGGAGGGGAAGATCCGGTTCGCTATATCCCGGATCCTAATGGCGACTCGCGCCGAAGCGCCATCAAGCAGGTCGCTTCGGGACGCTTTGGGGTGACTAGCCATTACTTGGTCAACGCTGACGAGATCCAAATCAAAATGGCACAGGGAGCCAAGCCCGGCGAGGGTGGTCAGCTCCCTGGGCACAAGGTGGACCAGTACATTGCGAGCATCCGTTATTCGACCCCTGGTGTGGGTTTGATCTCACCCCCACCGCACCACGATATTTACTCGATTGAGGACCTCGCGCAGCTCATCCACGACCTTAAAAATGCCAACAACCGCGCCCGCATTAGTGTGAAGCTTGTCGCCGAGGTGGGCGTGGGAACCATCGCCGCCGGAGTGTCGAAGGGAAAGGCAGATGTTGTGCTTATTAGTGGCGACTCCGGGGGTACCGGTGCTTCACCACTGACATCCATCAAACACGCCGGACTGCCATGGGAGCTTGGCTTGGCAGAAACGCAGCAAGTGCTGGTGTTGAATGACCTCCGTGGCCGCATCCGTGTCGAGACCGACGGACAACTCAAGACCGGGCGTGACGTCGCGATCGCGGCACTGCTCGGAGCGGAGGAGTTTGGCTTTGCGACAGCCGCCCTGGTGGCCTCTGGATGTGTGATGATGCGGGTGTGCCACCTCAACACCTGCCCGGTGGGAATCGCAACTCAGGATCCTGTGTTGCGGAAGAAATTTCAAGGCAAGCCCGAACATGTGGTGAATTTCATGATGTTCGTGGCCGAAGAGCTGCGCGAAATCATGGCTGAGCTGGGCTTCCGCACTGTGGACGAGATGGTGGGTCGAGTCGACATGTTGGATACGGCGGAAGCGATCGACCACTGGAAAGCAAAGGGCGTGGATTTGAGCCAGATTCTGCACAAGCCGGATGTCCCGCCAACGGTGCCAATCCGCTGTGTGGCGGAACAGGATCATGGCTTGGACAAAGCTTTGGACAACGAGCTCATCCGCTTGGCGATGCCAGCACTCGAGCGTGGCGAACCTGTGGAGATCAGCATGCCGATACGCAACGTCAACCGTACTGTGTGCACCATGCTGTCCGCAGAAATCTCGCGCCGTTACGGGGAAAAGGGGCTGCCTCCGGATACGATCCGCATCAAGTTTACGGGTTCGGCTGGGCAGAGTTTCTGTGCCTTCCTGGCCAATGGGGTGTCCGTGGAACTGGAGGGAGACGCCAATGACTACTTCGGCAAAGGCCTCTCTGGTGGCCGCATTGTGGCGTACCCCCCGCGAGAAGCAAGTTTTGTTGCCGAGGAAAATATCATCGTTGGCAACGTTTCTCTTTATGGAGCGACGGGAGGCGAGGTTTTCTTGCGCGGCATGGCAGGTGAGCGCTTCTGCGTGCGCAACAGTGGTGTGACCGCGGTGGTGGAGGGGGTTGGCGACCATGGTTGCGAGTATATGACCCGTGGCACCGTTGTGATTTTGGGCCCGACCGGACGCAACTTCGCCGCGGGAATGAGCGGCGGACTCGCTTACGTTTTGGACCTCGACGGCAAGTTCGCGAGCCGTTGTAACATGGGAATGGTCGACATTGTGCCGCTGGATGAAGAAGATATGGAGGTGGTGCACGACCTTGTCCGGCGGCATTATGCCTATACGCATAGTGCGGTAGCCTGGAGGGTTTTGTCGGGCTGGAAGGACTATGTCGCCAAATTCGTCAAGGTGTTCCCTGTTGAATACCAACAAGTGCTGCGCAAACAGCACCTGGACTCCGAGGCGGCAAAGTTGGCGAGCATTTAG
- a CDS encoding Lrp/AsnC family transcriptional regulator — protein sequence MKLGAAELELDTTDVEILNILQDNCKVPFAKIGEQVGLSAPSVMERIKKLEDHGVILGYRAVIDARRVGNDVTAFIGVSVGHPRRIGPFEEEIGRLPEVLECHHVTGQHTFLLKVKTQNTSTLENLIRAVRSIEGVERTETMVVLSTNVERTQVALPASSAPANRRMSRKARVESEGKEPKTIGGLS from the coding sequence ATGAAATTAGGTGCCGCTGAGCTGGAATTGGATACGACCGACGTGGAAATCCTCAATATCTTGCAGGATAACTGCAAGGTGCCGTTTGCGAAGATCGGGGAGCAGGTGGGACTTTCGGCTCCGTCGGTGATGGAGCGGATTAAGAAGCTCGAAGACCACGGGGTGATCTTGGGCTACCGCGCAGTGATTGATGCCCGGCGGGTCGGAAATGATGTGACCGCGTTCATCGGTGTTTCAGTGGGGCACCCTCGGCGCATTGGGCCGTTCGAGGAGGAGATTGGCCGGTTGCCCGAAGTTTTAGAATGCCACCATGTCACCGGGCAACACACCTTCCTGCTGAAGGTCAAGACGCAGAATACTTCTACGCTTGAGAATCTCATTCGAGCTGTACGTTCGATTGAGGGGGTGGAGCGGACGGAAACGATGGTCGTTCTCTCGACGAATGTGGAGAGAACCCAGGTCGCGCTTCCTGCGTCTTCCGCACCAGCCAATCGGAGAATGAGTCGGAAGGCTCGTGTGGAATCTGAGGGCAAAGAGCCAAAGACGATCGGAGGGTTGAGTTGA